The following proteins come from a genomic window of Astatotilapia calliptera chromosome 11, fAstCal1.2, whole genome shotgun sequence:
- the LOC113031526 gene encoding B-cell receptor CD22 has product MTGHTLWWLILLFLIQRFSCEIHPKNPFKLQDSNLTATEGSCIEIKCQIIKSVSDGPASWFWMKDAVWINGSFSATTIFSSSESKHPVNAHFAKRVKYVGSPSGSWKNPPSSLCSILIRDLNKTDTGNYSFRYVGTSSSDMWTTQPFTNLTVTENPCLLTFEEPKNVTENGNVTLTCSTLSSCTSGLKIEGPSASLSQSKPENPKKTTLSFKVTWEDDGRMFSCQTENNTDPCLIRNISLTVGYAPKDMSANISSKVVKEGESVSFTCSAKGQPEPTFTWTKDGRDLDSKANWMISSITASQNGSYICKAVNKYGSKELVVTVGVIYAPDVDIEISQKSERSPKTIIQGDKVIFTCSVKRSNPPPDSFTWQKDKTHIDSKQRIVVENIQPEDRGNYTCSAENTVGSGSKTLQLTVQYKPRKTNISIHQTSVKINTTAKFTCLTDAYPAPSSYSWFHYKQTDIPQKKMLMVFMDTLHLEKVKRANEGCYICNASNSIDTGDTSEPVCIEVLFPPNHTNLYMTELVTEGDPVEVNCTAESFPLPTFTLARYSKSNSQTPEWSLTLDNSYKFKANSTDAGVYTCKASNSEGNQWSSKKQLVVNYSPREVKITGHPDLIVKENESLTLDCSANSYPSVSSFTWMKMIAGTMETTISTGTPFIVDSASVSDSGKYRCTATNKIGTGKSVQVEVKVKHGPKFTKIEKEKEEQHDELTGVKLRCISQCYPEVTQYSWYQRINKKESKNVANGTDIFVRSDQPGEYYCVAKNEIGERSSEPIKLFDDTVMKIVTVFSLCLIFLIVCILIFLYRRRRNNLIQQRTTNVWSWSSFLGSWNGVSRSSGNQSGLAEPFRSRDDLLLNHPCQPNAQRPQHHPDSTTASNVNTVYSAVNLPKSKQAASAQNPIKGHGGNMGNDSLNYASVFFENRKKDSEEDAEYSVVSKPKKSKVTEQEVQEDYENIGEELPPKPPYTYNFDSETDTSEDEVEVNYAHVNIKPKSGHQRDSSTSSSSEDETQYSQVKI; this is encoded by the exons ATGACAGGTCACACCCTTTGGTGGTTGATTTTGCTGTTTCTAATACAAA GGTTTTCTTGTGAAATTCATCCTAAAAATCCCTTCAAATTACAAGACTCTAACTTGACAGCTACAGAGGGGTCCTGCATTGAAATCAAATGTCAAATCATAAAATCTGTCAGTGATGGTCCGGCGTCCTGGTTTTGGATGAAGGATGCAGTTTGGATAAATGGCAGTTTTAGTGCCACTACTATTTTCAGTTCTTCTGAGTCAAAACATCCTGTCAATGCACACTTTGCAAAAAGGGTGAAATATGTCGGCTCTCCATCTGGAAGTTGGAAAAATCCTCCTTCCTCACTGTGTAGTATATTAATTCGCGACCTGAATAAAACTGACACTGGAAACTATTCTTTTAGATATGTAGGAACATCTTCAAGTGATATGTGGACTACACAACCATTTACGAACCTCACAGTCACAG AAAATCCATGTCTGCTCACTTTTGAGGAACCAAAAAACGTGACTGAAAATGGCAATGTAACACTTACATGCTCCACATTAAGCTCCTGTACTTCAGGCCTAAAAATTGAAGGTCCTTCGGCATCACTTTCCCAAAGCAAACCAGAGAACCCTAAAAAGACCACACTGAGTTTTAAAGTCACTTGGGAGGATGATGGGAGGATGTTTTCATGCCAAACAGAGAACAATACAGATCCATGTTTGATTCGGAATATCAGCCTCACTGTAGGAT ATGCTCCCAAAGACATGTCTGCAAATATAAGCTCTAAAGTTGTAAAGGAAGGAGAGTCTGTCAGTTTCACTTGCTCTGCTAAAGGACAACCTGAGCCCACTTTTACATGGACTAAAGATGGTCGAGATCTTGACTCAAAGGCCAATTGGATGATCTCATCAATTACTGCATCACAGAATGGATCATATATCTGTAAAGCTGTAAACAAATATGGGAGTAAAGAATTAGTGGTGACTGTCGGGGTTATTT ATGCCCCTGATGTTGACATAGAGATTTCACAGAAGTCTGAAAGAAGTCCAAAAACGATTATACAAGGAGATAAAGTCATTTTTACATGTTCTGTAAAGAGAAGCAACCCACCACCAGACTCTTTTACTTGgcagaaagacaaaacacataTTGATTCAAAACAGAGAATTGTTGTTGAAAACATACAGCCAGAAGACAGAGGTAATTACACATGTAGTGCCGAGAACACTGTGGGCTCTGGATCAAAAACTCTTCAACTTACGGTTCAAT ACAAACCAAGGAAAACTAACATTTCTATCCATCAAACAAGTGTGAAAATTAATACAACCGCAAAATTCACTTGTTTAACTGATGCATATCCAGCCCCTTCAAGCTATTCCTGGTTCCATTATAAGCAGACTGACATCCCCCAGAAGAAGATGCTCATGGTTTTCATGGATACTCTTCActtagaaaaagtaaaaagagcAAATGAAGGATGTTACATATGCAACGCGAGCAACAGCATTGACACAGGGGACACTAGTGAGCCAGTGTGCATAGAAGTATTGT TTCCTCCCAATCATACCAATCTGTACATGACTGAGTTGGTCACTGAAGGCGACCCTGTCGAAGTCAACTGCACTGCTGAAAGTTTCCCACTGCCAACTTTCACTCTGGCAAGATATTCTAAATCAAATTCTCAGACTCCAGAATGGAGTTTAACTTTAGACAACTCCTACAAATTTAAGGCAAATTCAACAGACGCAGGCGTTTACACCTGCAAGGCCTCAAACAGCGAAGGAAACCAGTGGAGCTCAAAAAAGCAACTGGTGGTGAATT ATAGCCCCAGAGAGGTGAAAATAACAGGTCATCCTGATCTTATTGTAAAAGAGAATGAGTCATTAACACTGGATTGCAGTGCCAACTCGTACCCATCAGTAAGCTCCTTCACCTGGATGAAGATGATCGCTGGGACGATGGAAACCACTATAAGCACTGGGACACCGTTCATTGTGGATTCTGCCAGTGTCTCTGACAGCGGGAAGTACCGCTGTACGGCCACAAATAAAATTGGAACGGGGAAATCAGTGCAAGTTGAAGTTAAAGTTAAGC ATGgtccaaaattcacaaagattgaaaaagaaaaggaagagcaGCATGATGAACTGACAGGAGTGAAACTGAGGTGCATCAGTCAGTGCTATCCTGAAGTCACGCAATATTCATGGTACCAGAGgataaacaaaaaagagagcaaaaatGTAGCAAACGGTACGGATATTTTTGTGAGATCAGACCAGCCTGGGGAGTACTACTGCGTCGCAAAAAACGAAATTGGTGAAAGATCATCTGAGCCAATCAAGCTATTTGACG ACACAGTTATGAAGATTGTGACGGTCTTCTCgctttgtcttatttttctaattgtatGCATACTCATCTTTTTGTACAG ACGCAGAAGGAACAATTTAATTCAACAAAGAACTACAAATGTGTGGTCCTGGAGTAGTTTTCTG GGTTCCTGGAATGGAGTCAGCAGGAGCAGTGGGAATCAGAGTGGTTTGGCAGAGCCGTTCAGGAGCAGAGATGACCTCTTGCTAAACCATCCATGTCAACCAAATGCCCAACGACCCCAGCATCATCCAGACAGCAC GACTGCATCCAACGTGAACACTGTTTACTCTGCTGTGAATCTGCCCAAAAGCAAACAG GCTGCCTCTGCACAAAACCCAATCAAAGGACATGGTGGAAACATGGGAAATGATTCTCTCAACTACGCTTCTGTGTTCTTTGAGAATAGAAAAAA GGattcagaggaggatgctgagtACTCTGTGGTGTCAAAGCCAAAGAAGTCAAAAGTG ACAGAACAAGAAGTGCAGGAGGACTATGAGAACATCGGCGAAGAGCTTCCACCCAAACCTCCATATACATATAACTTTGACTCAGAGACAGATACCAGTGAAGATGAGGTGGAGGTCAACTATGCTCATGTGAACATTAAGCCAAAGTCTGGCCACCAGCGAGACtccagcaccagcagcagcagcgaagATGAAACTCAGTACTCTCAGGTCAAAATTTGA
- the irgq2 gene encoding immunity-related GTPase family, q2 has protein sequence MADVFRGLNLLETLKESIESNRLSDVKDAVEDLLISRINLGVVGDRGEEKASFMNSLRGLGAGDDGAAPSPASVPPDGLAGYPDPKHPDFRLWDLPPVPDISPFEPEGYMDRYKFLRYNAVFMTSTQTVQPNSVDVFLEALSLQRQTVYFILLASVKDSEKILEEKKKASLEVLKSKGMAQPKVYLVAPATLERFDFPTLLADMSNDLPEIKAHALVLALPTLTSALVTQKKEAFKALVWAAASLSGGVSAIPVPLVASMVDSSIGVRILTKAQLSLCLDNESVERLARQRGMEPTKLKELRNCVLSVEVSKGEVKRRLAAAEKDLATVSSKLLEMAMPRNARSVSRSFAAMLQALNSAIDEMAADAQNILVAAHAKGK, from the coding sequence ATGGCTGATGTCTTCAGAGGCCTAAACCTCCTTGAAACCCTTAAGGAATCTATTGAGAGCAATAGGTTATCAGATGTTAAGGATGCAGTGGAAGACCTCCTTATCAGCAGGATCAATTTGGGTGTGGTGGGGGACCGTGGGGAAGAAAAAGCCTCCTTCATGAACTCCCTCCGTGGTCTTGGGGCTGGCGATGATGGAGCAGCTCCTTCTCCAGCCTCTGTTCCTCCAGATGGTTTAGCAGGCTACCCTGACCCCAAACACCCTGACTTTCGCCTGTGGGACCTGCCACCTGTTCCAGACATATCTCCATTTGAACCAGAGGGATACATGGATAGATACAAGTTCCTCCGCTACAATGCAGTCTTTATGACATCCACACAGACAGTCCAACCCAACAGTGTAGATGTTTTCTTGGAGGCCCTTTCCCTGCAGCGACAAACTGTGTATTTCATTCTCTTAGCTTCAGTTAAAGATTCAGAAAAGAtcctggaagaaaaaaagaaagccagTCTGGAAGTGCTGAAATCAAAGGGTATGGCACAGCCTAAAGTCTACCTGGTTGCACCAGCCACCCTGGAGAGGTTTGACTTCCCTACTCTGTTAGCAGATATGAGTAATGATCTTCCAGAGATCAAGGCACACGCCCTTGTCTTAGCTCTTCCAACACTCACCTCAGCTCTGGTCACTCAAAAAAAGGAAGCATTTAAAGCACTAGTATGGGCAGCTGCCTCACTGTCAGGTGGGGTATCCGCAATTCCTGTTCCCCTTGTTGCATCTATGGTGGATTCAAGTATAGGAGTGCGAATCTTGACCAAAGCACAGTTATCTCTTTGCCTGGATAATGAGTCCGTGGAGCGATTAGCCCGACAGAGAGGCATGGAACCTACAAAACTCAAAGAGTTACGAAACTGTGTGTTGTCAGTAGAGGTTAGCAAGGGTGAAGTGAAAAGGAGGTTGGCGGCAGCAGAGAAGGACTTGGCCACTGTTTCGTCGAAGCTGCTGGAGATGGCGATGCCTAGAAATGCCCGTTCGGTCAGCCGCTCCTTTGCTGCTATGCTGCAGGCTTTAAACAGTGCTATTGATGAGATGGCAGCTGATGCTCAAAACATACTAGTGGCTGCTCATGCAAAGGGGAAATga